A genome region from Alphaproteobacteria bacterium includes the following:
- a CDS encoding replicative DNA helicase: MTADAVKLSDIAKSRATDAEFRTMPHNEEVEQALLGALLVNNKSLEKVSEFLRPEHFYNPVHGRIYQAISTFIERGQDASPITLKNYFEKDQDLSQVGGGQYLADLASHIISVVNVEDYGRTVYELHLRRALVTLGEDVVNEAYEHNVDSTAAQQIEVTEKRLFELATAGDFKGGAVTFNTALTKAIQQAQVAYQREGMITGITTGLLDIDKKMGGLQRSDLVILAGRPSMGKTALATNMAFNAARAYLQSGGKEGAVVAFYSLEMSAEQLATRILADISSVASDKIRRGEVKDTDFHSFVQASQELAAAPLFIDDTAALTIGAIRTRSRRLQRQHKLGMIVIDYLQLVSGSGKGGQENRVLEISEITRGLKALAKELNVPVLALSQLSRAVENRDNKRPQLSDLRESGSIEQDADVVMFVYRDEYYLSREEPKRGANQSEEKFREDYAAWQARLEDAHNVAECILAKQRHGPIGTVKLKFDGEFTRFSNLENYRVEETE, translated from the coding sequence ATGACAGCCGACGCCGTAAAACTCTCCGATATTGCCAAATCCCGCGCCACCGACGCGGAATTCCGCACCATGCCGCATAACGAGGAAGTCGAGCAGGCATTGCTGGGCGCGCTTTTGGTCAACAACAAGTCGCTGGAAAAAGTATCCGAATTCCTGCGCCCCGAACATTTCTACAACCCCGTCCACGGCCGCATCTATCAGGCGATTTCGACCTTCATCGAACGGGGTCAGGACGCAAGCCCGATCACGCTGAAAAATTACTTCGAGAAAGACCAGGATCTGAGCCAAGTGGGCGGCGGGCAGTATCTTGCCGATCTTGCGTCGCATATCATTTCCGTCGTCAACGTCGAAGATTACGGGCGCACGGTTTACGAACTCCACCTGCGCCGCGCGCTGGTGACGCTGGGCGAGGACGTGGTTAACGAGGCCTATGAACACAACGTCGATTCAACCGCCGCACAGCAGATCGAGGTCACGGAAAAACGCCTGTTCGAACTGGCCACCGCCGGCGATTTCAAGGGCGGCGCGGTCACCTTCAACACCGCGCTGACGAAAGCCATCCAGCAGGCGCAGGTCGCGTATCAGCGCGAAGGCATGATCACCGGCATCACGACCGGGCTTCTGGACATTGATAAAAAAATGGGCGGCTTGCAGCGCTCCGACCTCGTCATCCTCGCGGGCCGCCCGTCGATGGGCAAGACCGCGCTTGCGACCAACATGGCGTTCAACGCCGCGCGCGCGTACCTGCAAAGCGGCGGCAAAGAAGGCGCGGTGGTCGCGTTTTACTCGCTTGAAATGTCCGCCGAACAGCTGGCGACGCGTATTCTTGCCGATATTTCATCCGTCGCGTCCGACAAGATCCGCCGCGGCGAGGTGAAGGATACCGATTTCCACAGCTTCGTGCAGGCAAGCCAGGAACTGGCGGCCGCACCGCTGTTTATCGACGATACCGCCGCGCTCACCATCGGCGCGATCCGCACACGCTCCCGCCGCCTGCAACGGCAGCACAAGCTTGGCATGATCGTGATCGATTACTTGCAGCTGGTATCGGGTTCGGGCAAGGGCGGGCAGGAAAACCGCGTCCTCGAAATCTCGGAAATCACCCGCGGGCTGAAGGCGCTGGCGAAGGAACTCAACGTGCCCGTGCTGGCGCTGTCGCAGCTTTCCCGCGCCGTCGAAAACCGCGACAACAAACGCCCGCAGCTGTCGGATTTGCGTGAATCTGGATCGATCGAGCAGGACGCCGACGTCGTCATGTTCGTCTATCGCGACGAATATTACCTTTCCCGCGAAGAACCGAAGCGCGGCGCGAACCAGTCCGAAGAAAAATTCCGCGAAGATTACGCGGCGTGGCAGGCGCGGCTTGAAGACGCGCATAACGTCGCCGAATGTATCCTTGCCAAGCAGCGTCACGGCCCGATCGGCACCGTCAAGCTGAAATTCGACGGCGAATTCACCCGCTTCTCCAACCTTGAAAACTACCGTGTCGAAGAAACCGAATGA
- a CDS encoding GAF domain-containing protein: protein MAETLNITQGADKAEIYRDILPQLEAVMHATTDIVANMANAAAVLKAVFHFHWVGFYRVLQPELLTLGPFQGPLACVDIPFSKGVCGKAARDRATVIVPDVGAFPGHIACSSLSKSEIVVPGVVDGRTVFVLDVDSDKLNDFDDVDREWLEKIVAAVIVASH, encoded by the coding sequence ATGGCTGAAACGCTGAACATTACGCAAGGCGCTGACAAGGCTGAAATTTACCGCGATATCCTGCCGCAGCTGGAAGCGGTCATGCATGCCACGACCGATATCGTCGCCAATATGGCGAATGCGGCGGCAGTTTTGAAAGCGGTCTTCCATTTCCACTGGGTCGGGTTTTACCGCGTGCTGCAGCCCGAATTGTTAACGCTAGGGCCGTTTCAGGGGCCGCTCGCCTGCGTCGATATCCCGTTTTCCAAGGGCGTCTGCGGCAAGGCCGCGCGCGACCGTGCAACCGTCATCGTGCCGGATGTGGGGGCCTTCCCCGGCCATATCGCCTGCAGCAGCCTGTCGAAGTCCGAAATCGTCGTGCCGGGGGTGGTCGATGGCCGGACGGTGTTTGTGCTGGATGTGGATAGCGACAAATTGAACGACTTCGACGATGTGGATCGGGAGTGGCTGGAGAAGATTGTGGCGGCGGTGATTGTGGCAAGCCATTAA
- the rplI gene encoding 50S ribosomal protein L9, whose translation MQVILLERVESLGQMGEVVNVKPGYARNFLLPQSKALRATKANVALFEGQKKVLEAENLKRREEAEKVGKKVDGIHAAIIRQASEAGQLYGSVSARDIAEAIAEQGFKVDRNQVRMDRAYKLLGLYPVKVSLHPEVTVTVTINIARSKEEAKIQEERGEALIQKADNDREESLSAKAIKAIEAQEKAAAAAAAAEAEAGEQQEEAAA comes from the coding sequence ATGCAAGTAATCCTGTTGGAACGCGTCGAGAGCCTTGGCCAGATGGGCGAAGTCGTCAACGTGAAACCGGGCTATGCCCGCAACTTCCTCCTGCCGCAGAGCAAGGCGCTCCGCGCGACCAAGGCGAACGTCGCCCTGTTCGAAGGCCAGAAGAAAGTGCTGGAAGCCGAAAACCTGAAACGCCGCGAAGAAGCGGAAAAAGTCGGCAAGAAGGTCGACGGCATCCACGCCGCGATCATCCGCCAGGCTTCCGAAGCCGGCCAGCTCTACGGTTCGGTTTCCGCGCGCGACATCGCGGAAGCGATCGCCGAGCAAGGCTTCAAGGTCGACCGCAACCAGGTCCGCATGGACCGCGCGTACAAGCTGCTCGGCCTGTACCCTGTGAAAGTGTCGCTGCATCCTGAAGTCACGGTCACCGTGACGATCAACATCGCCCGTTCGAAAGAAGAAGCGAAGATCCAGGAAGAACGCGGCGAAGCGCTCATCCAGAAAGCCGACAACGACCGCGAAGAAAGCCTGTCCGCGAAAGCGATCAAGGCGATCGAAGCCCAGGAAAAAGCCGCTGCAGCCGCTGCAGCCGCCGAAGCCGAAGCCGGCGAACAGCAAGAAGAAGCTGCCGCCTAA
- a CDS encoding 30S ribosomal protein S18: protein MAFEKKSFGDRKPEGDRKGAAGGARRPFFRRRKSCPFSGKNAPAIDYKDPKMLGRYISERGKIVPSRITAVSQKAQRKLAREIKRARFLALMPYVAN, encoded by the coding sequence ATGGCTTTCGAAAAGAAATCTTTCGGCGACCGCAAGCCCGAAGGCGACCGCAAAGGCGCAGCCGGCGGCGCACGCCGCCCGTTCTTCCGCCGTCGCAAATCCTGCCCCTTCTCGGGCAAGAACGCGCCCGCGATCGACTACAAGGATCCCAAGATGCTCGGCCGCTACATTTCCGAGCGCGGCAAGATCGTCCCGTCCCGCATCACCGCCGTGTCGCAAAAAGCGCAGCGCAAACTGGCCCGCGAAATCAAACGCGCCCGTTTCCTCGCGCTGATGCCTTACGTCGCGAACTAA
- the rpsF gene encoding 30S ribosomal protein S6 — MALYETVFIARQDISAKAAEDLAKNFGKIATDNGAEVKRTESWGLRNLAYKIKKNRKGHYTLLHIEGPASAILEMERNIGLNEDVLRHMTVRIEKLPEGPSAILKQSDETEDGGFREGGERGGFRGGDRGGFRGDKGYRRDNRDAANESSKEGAE, encoded by the coding sequence ATGGCTTTATACGAAACCGTGTTTATCGCGCGGCAGGATATTTCCGCCAAGGCAGCGGAAGACCTCGCCAAGAACTTCGGCAAGATCGCAACCGACAACGGCGCTGAAGTGAAACGCACCGAAAGCTGGGGCCTGCGCAACCTCGCTTACAAAATCAAGAAAAACCGCAAAGGCCACTACACGCTGCTGCACATCGAAGGCCCCGCTTCCGCGATTCTGGAAATGGAACGCAATATCGGCCTGAACGAAGACGTGCTGCGCCACATGACCGTGCGCATCGAAAAACTGCCGGAAGGCCCCTCGGCCATCCTGAAGCAGTCGGATGAAACCGAAGACGGCGGCTTCCGCGAAGGCGGCGAGCGCGGCGGTTTCCGCGGCGGTGACCGTGGCGGCTTCCGTGGCGACAAAGGCTATCGCCGCGACAACCGCGACGCGGCAAACGAATCTTCCAAAGAAGGAGCTGAATAA
- the fabD gene encoding ACP S-malonyltransferase, whose amino-acid sequence MKAFVFPGQGSQTVGMGKDLADAFAPAREVFQEVDDALGQKLSKLIFEGPDTELNLTENTQPALMAVSMAVVRVLQQAKPDLITPARCKFVAGHSLGEYSALTAAGTFSIADAARLLKIRGQAMQKAVPVGVGAMAAILGLELPDVAAIAKEASTSEIVAAANDNSFGQVVVSGHKAAVEKAVALATAKGAKRAIILPVSAPFHCALMQPAADAMKAALAEVTMNAPAVPLVANVIAEQVTDPARIRQLLVEQVTGMVRWRESVMYMKAQGVTELIELGAGKVLNGLTKRIEADLTGRAVNAPKDIEEFAATL is encoded by the coding sequence ATGAAAGCATTCGTATTTCCGGGACAGGGCAGCCAGACGGTCGGCATGGGCAAGGATCTGGCCGATGCATTCGCACCCGCCCGCGAGGTGTTTCAGGAAGTCGATGACGCGCTGGGCCAGAAACTGTCGAAGCTGATTTTCGAAGGCCCCGACACCGAGTTGAACCTGACCGAAAACACCCAGCCCGCATTGATGGCGGTATCCATGGCGGTGGTGCGCGTGCTGCAGCAGGCGAAGCCCGACCTGATCACCCCTGCCCGCTGCAAATTCGTGGCGGGGCATAGCTTGGGCGAATATTCCGCCCTCACGGCCGCTGGCACCTTTTCGATTGCAGATGCCGCGCGCCTGCTGAAAATCCGCGGTCAGGCGATGCAGAAGGCCGTGCCCGTGGGCGTGGGCGCAATGGCCGCGATTCTGGGGCTTGAACTGCCCGATGTGGCGGCGATTGCCAAGGAAGCATCCACTTCTGAAATTGTCGCGGCGGCGAATGACAATTCATTTGGTCAGGTGGTGGTCAGCGGCCACAAGGCGGCGGTGGAAAAGGCCGTGGCGCTGGCAACCGCGAAAGGCGCGAAACGCGCAATCATCCTGCCCGTTTCCGCCCCGTTCCATTGCGCGCTGATGCAGCCCGCCGCCGATGCGATGAAGGCGGCGCTGGCCGAAGTCACCATGAACGCGCCCGCCGTGCCGCTGGTGGCGAATGTGATTGCGGAACAGGTGACCGACCCCGCCCGCATCCGCCAATTGCTGGTCGAGCAAGTGACCGGCATGGTGCGCTGGCGCGAGAGCGTGATGTATATGAAGGCGCAGGGCGTGACCGAGCTGATCGAGCTGGGCGCGGGCAAGGTGCTGAACGGGCTGACCAAGCGCATCGAGGCGGACCTGACCGGCCGCGCCGTGAACGCGCCCAAGGATATCGAAGAATTCGCGGCCACCCTGTAA
- a CDS encoding EamA family transporter, with product MWIAFAVSASVLWGLSYTITEHLMKKVSIPGVMLAGAVGSLLIASTTAFFAGTFQKDVQTLKDDAPTSWLLAGNIGIYVAANTLILLATKSKNATMAAMIEISYPLFTALFAYLIFKQTQFNAGTIFGATMVLAGVCCIYYFGKNI from the coding sequence ATGTGGATCGCCTTCGCCGTTTCCGCATCGGTGCTGTGGGGATTGAGCTATACCATCACCGAACACCTGATGAAAAAGGTGTCGATCCCGGGCGTGATGCTGGCGGGTGCGGTCGGCAGCCTGCTGATCGCATCGACCACCGCGTTTTTCGCGGGCACGTTCCAGAAAGACGTGCAAACGCTGAAGGACGACGCGCCCACGTCGTGGCTGCTGGCGGGCAATATCGGCATTTACGTGGCGGCAAACACCCTCATCCTGCTGGCGACCAAATCGAAAAACGCGACCATGGCGGCGATGATCGAAATCAGCTATCCCTTGTTCACCGCGCTTTTCGCCTATCTGATCTTCAAGCAGACGCAGTTCAACGCGGGTACGATTTTCGGCGCGACAATGGTGCTGGCGGGCGTGTGCTGCATCTATTACTTTGGTAAAAACATCTAA
- the fabG gene encoding 3-oxoacyl-[acyl-carrier-protein] reductase translates to MFSLAGKKALVTGASGGIGGAIAKALRAQGAEVGLSGRNVEALNKLAAEIGAGTHVLPGDLNTAEAADALIKSAEEKMGQVDILVNNAGLTKDGLFMRMKDEDWQVVQDVNLTAPFRLIRAAIKGMMKRRAGRIINITSVVGVTGNPGQANYCASKAGMIGMSKSMAAEVASRGITVNCIAPGFIATAMTEALNDDQKAKINATIPAGAMGTSEDIAASVVYLASDEAKYVTGQTLHVNGGMAMI, encoded by the coding sequence ATGTTCAGTCTTGCAGGCAAAAAAGCCCTCGTCACCGGCGCATCGGGCGGCATCGGCGGCGCAATCGCCAAAGCCCTGCGCGCACAAGGCGCGGAAGTGGGGCTGAGCGGCCGTAATGTGGAAGCCCTCAATAAACTCGCAGCCGAAATCGGCGCGGGCACGCATGTGCTGCCGGGTGACCTGAACACGGCGGAAGCCGCCGACGCGCTGATCAAATCCGCCGAAGAAAAAATGGGACAGGTGGATATCCTTGTGAACAATGCCGGCCTGACGAAAGACGGCCTGTTTATGCGCATGAAGGATGAAGACTGGCAGGTGGTGCAGGACGTGAACCTGACCGCCCCCTTCCGCCTGATCCGTGCAGCGATCAAGGGCATGATGAAACGCCGCGCGGGCCGCATCATCAACATCACCTCGGTCGTGGGCGTGACGGGCAACCCCGGACAGGCGAATTACTGCGCATCGAAGGCCGGCATGATCGGCATGAGCAAATCCATGGCGGCCGAAGTCGCCAGCCGTGGCATCACGGTGAATTGCATCGCCCCCGGTTTCATCGCAACCGCCATGACCGAAGCGCTGAACGACGACCAGAAAGCCAAAATCAACGCGACCATCCCCGCAGGCGCAATGGGCACATCCGAAGACATCGCGGCATCCGTCGTCTACCTCGCAAGCGACGAAGCGAAATACGTGACCGGCCAGACGCTGCATGTGAATGGCGGGATGGCGATGATTTGA
- a CDS encoding Abi family protein, which translates to MFEYSPEIIEKLIKSLSLDRLSTYGAGSTGCSREALELYIWNTQASAAFYVPLQGLEVTLRNALHRELAKKFGTANWYDTFGLERQGREKVQKAKESVYAVHRKVAAPHVVAELSFGFWQSLLSKRYYQSLWVPALHKAFPNAKRKPTDIQTTLNHLRILRNRIAHHEPIFMRHLSNDYQSILQALTWICPETAKWVEHQSKVDEILMNKPHSP; encoded by the coding sequence ATGTTCGAATATAGTCCTGAAATTATTGAAAAACTGATAAAATCTCTGTCTCTAGACAGATTGTCAACTTATGGGGCAGGCTCGACTGGATGTAGTCGAGAAGCTCTTGAATTGTACATTTGGAATACTCAAGCTAGCGCAGCTTTTTATGTCCCTTTACAGGGATTAGAGGTTACGCTTCGAAATGCCCTACACCGTGAACTAGCAAAAAAATTCGGCACCGCAAATTGGTATGACACTTTTGGCTTAGAACGGCAGGGCCGCGAGAAGGTTCAAAAAGCTAAAGAGTCCGTCTATGCAGTCCATCGCAAGGTTGCTGCACCGCATGTTGTTGCTGAACTCTCATTTGGTTTCTGGCAGTCTCTTTTGAGTAAACGTTATTACCAATCACTTTGGGTACCCGCATTGCACAAAGCATTTCCCAATGCTAAACGAAAACCTACCGATATTCAAACAACACTTAACCACCTGCGCATATTGCGCAATCGCATAGCGCATCATGAACCAATTTTTATGCGGCATTTATCGAATGACTATCAAAGCATTCTTCAGGCATTAACATGGATTTGTCCCGAAACGGCGAAATGGGTTGAGCACCAAAGCAAAGTCGATGAAATATTAATGAATAAGCCGCACTCACCTTAA
- a CDS encoding TIGR00645 family protein encodes MTKPKSAQPPVLKKVELAIERGLYISRWLMAPFYIGLSLSLLLLLSSFVQELVHFLGQIPNISQSDAILAALSLIDLSLAGNLVLIVIFSGYENFVSKIDTKDDEDQFDWRGNVDFSALKLKLIASIVAISGIHLLKVFMDIAKYNEEQIRWMIILHVVFVFSGVLLALMDLLASKAKAKK; translated from the coding sequence ATGACCAAGCCCAAATCCGCCCAGCCGCCCGTGTTGAAAAAGGTCGAACTGGCGATCGAACGCGGGCTGTATATCAGCCGCTGGCTGATGGCGCCGTTTTATATCGGGCTTTCCCTGTCGCTGTTGCTGCTGCTGTCGTCCTTTGTGCAGGAACTTGTCCACTTCCTCGGCCAGATTCCCAATATCAGCCAGTCGGACGCGATTCTGGCCGCGCTGTCGCTGATCGACCTGTCGCTGGCGGGCAACCTTGTGCTGATCGTGATTTTCTCCGGCTACGAAAACTTCGTGTCGAAGATTGATACCAAGGATGACGAAGACCAGTTCGACTGGCGCGGCAATGTCGATTTCTCCGCCTTGAAACTGAAACTCATCGCCTCCATCGTCGCCATCTCCGGCATCCACCTGCTGAAGGTGTTCATGGATATCGCGAAATATAACGAAGAACAAATCCGCTGGATGATCATCCTGCACGTGGTCTTCGTCTTCTCCGGCGTGCTGCTCGCGCTGATGGATTTGCTGGCGTCGAAGGCGAAGGCGAAGAAATAG
- a CDS encoding acyl carrier protein, with amino-acid sequence MSNIDERVKKIVVEHLGVDGAKVTDNASFIDDLGADSLDTVELVMAFEEEFGIEIPDDAAEKIQTVKDAISFIAQNAKAA; translated from the coding sequence ATGAGCAACATCGACGAACGCGTCAAGAAAATCGTGGTCGAACATCTGGGCGTTGATGGCGCCAAAGTGACCGACAACGCGAGCTTCATCGACGACCTGGGCGCAGACAGCCTCGACACCGTCGAGCTGGTCATGGCTTTCGAAGAAGAATTCGGCATCGAGATCCCCGACGACGCGGCTGAGAAGATCCAGACCGTGAAAGACGCGATCTCGTTCATCGCTCAAAACGCAAAGGCCGCTTAA
- the fabF gene encoding beta-ketoacyl-ACP synthase II — protein sequence MRRVVVTGMGILSPLGSGLDHNWAAITAGKSGLRKIKGFDASDLPSQVAGEVPLAAEGATGEGLFDVNKYIEHKEQKKMDMFIQYGYAAAVDAVEDSGWKPTDEESLCRTGVLIGSGIGGLQNIQDTSIMMAEKGPRRISPFFIPSSLINLTSGQVSIRYGFKGPNHAVVTACATGSHAIGDAARLIAFDDADVMVAGGSEAAICRVGVGGFAACRALSTSYNDTPEKASRPFDKGRDGFVIAEGAGVVVLEEYEHAKKRGAKIYAEVIGYGLSGDAYHVTSPAEDGNGGFRAMQAALKRANVNPEAVNYINAHGTSTPLGDDIELGATKRLFGDAIKGISISSTKSAIGHLLGAAGAVEAIYSVMAIKTGIVPPTLNLDNPSDVAAGLDLVPHKAKQREVNIALSNSFGFGGTNASLVFRKV from the coding sequence ATGAGACGCGTTGTTGTGACCGGCATGGGAATCCTGAGCCCCTTGGGCAGCGGCCTCGACCATAACTGGGCGGCGATCACCGCCGGCAAATCGGGCCTGCGCAAGATCAAGGGTTTTGACGCCTCCGACCTGCCCTCCCAAGTCGCGGGCGAAGTGCCGCTGGCGGCCGAAGGCGCAACCGGCGAAGGCCTGTTCGATGTGAACAAATACATCGAGCATAAAGAACAGAAGAAAATGGACATGTTCATCCAGTACGGCTACGCCGCCGCAGTCGATGCGGTGGAGGATAGCGGCTGGAAACCCACCGACGAAGAATCGCTGTGCCGCACCGGCGTGCTGATCGGATCGGGCATCGGCGGCTTGCAGAACATTCAGGACACGTCGATCATGATGGCGGAAAAAGGCCCGCGCCGCATATCGCCGTTCTTTATCCCTTCCTCGCTCATCAACCTGACCTCCGGCCAAGTCTCCATCCGTTACGGATTTAAAGGCCCCAACCACGCGGTCGTCACCGCCTGCGCAACCGGCAGCCATGCGATTGGCGATGCCGCACGCCTGATTGCGTTCGACGATGCCGATGTGATGGTGGCGGGCGGATCGGAAGCGGCGATCTGCCGCGTGGGCGTGGGCGGTTTCGCCGCCTGCCGTGCCCTTTCCACCAGCTATAACGACACGCCGGAAAAGGCATCGCGCCCGTTCGACAAAGGGCGCGACGGTTTCGTGATTGCCGAAGGCGCAGGCGTTGTGGTGCTGGAGGAATACGAACACGCGAAAAAACGCGGCGCGAAAATCTACGCCGAAGTGATCGGTTACGGATTGTCGGGCGACGCATATCATGTCACCTCGCCCGCCGAAGACGGCAATGGCGGCTTCCGCGCCATGCAGGCGGCATTGAAGCGCGCGAATGTAAACCCCGAAGCGGTCAATTACATCAACGCGCATGGCACATCCACGCCGCTGGGCGACGATATCGAACTGGGCGCGACCAAACGCCTGTTCGGCGACGCGATCAAGGGCATCAGCATTTCGTCCACCAAATCCGCAATCGGCCACCTGCTGGGCGCTGCGGGCGCTGTTGAAGCCATCTATTCCGTCATGGCGATCAAGACCGGCATCGTTCCGCCGACGCTGAACCTGGATAACCCGTCGGATGTGGCGGCAGGGCTTGATCTTGTCCCGCACAAGGCGAAGCAGCGCGAAGTGAATATCGCGCTGTCGAATTCCTTCGGCTTTGGCGGCACGAATGCCAGCCTTGTCTTCCGCAAGGTATAA
- the mltG gene encoding endolytic transglycosylase MltG, giving the protein MGGFLKFLFTFVIIAGLGMAVLGWFYVGSELPKEGPLQTEKIVYIPSGSGVRQIGGVLAANGVIADEWMFRLGAMVMKVGGSLKAGEYRFAPKISVADAIKLMQSGKTHQRQLTIPEGLTSYEIVELVNAAEALDGTLDISRLPAEGTLLPETYNYTYGEKRTAIIDRMAAAMKKTLADYWPKRDANSPIKNENEWVTMASVVERETALATERPRVAGVFLNRLKIGMPLQSDPTTIYAVTEGKGKLGRPLTTADLRIDSPYNTYVAAGLPPGPIANPGRESLMAVLQPEQHQYLYFVADGTGGHAFGKSLDEHNANVAKWRALQRQK; this is encoded by the coding sequence ATGGGCGGCTTCCTGAAGTTTTTGTTCACCTTCGTCATCATCGCGGGGCTGGGCATGGCTGTGCTGGGCTGGTTTTATGTGGGCAGCGAACTGCCCAAGGAAGGCCCGCTGCAAACGGAGAAAATCGTCTATATCCCGTCCGGCAGCGGCGTGCGGCAGATCGGCGGCGTGCTGGCGGCAAACGGCGTGATTGCCGATGAATGGATGTTCCGACTGGGCGCGATGGTCATGAAGGTGGGCGGCAGCCTGAAGGCCGGCGAATACCGGTTCGCGCCGAAAATTTCGGTCGCCGATGCGATCAAGCTGATGCAATCGGGCAAGACGCACCAGCGGCAACTGACCATCCCCGAAGGCCTGACATCGTATGAAATCGTGGAACTGGTGAACGCGGCGGAAGCATTAGACGGCACGCTGGATATTTCCCGCCTGCCCGCCGAAGGCACGCTGCTGCCCGAAACATATAACTACACCTATGGCGAAAAACGCACGGCAATCATCGACCGCATGGCCGCCGCCATGAAAAAGACGCTGGCCGATTACTGGCCGAAACGCGACGCCAACAGCCCGATCAAGAACGAAAACGAATGGGTGACGATGGCATCTGTGGTGGAGCGTGAAACGGCGCTGGCGACCGAACGCCCGCGCGTGGCGGGCGTGTTCCTGAACCGGCTGAAGATCGGCATGCCGCTGCAATCCGACCCCACCACGATTTACGCGGTGACGGAGGGCAAGGGAAAATTGGGCCGCCCGCTGACGACTGCCGACCTGCGCATCGATTCACCGTATAACACCTATGTCGCGGCCGGCCTGCCGCCGGGGCCGATCGCCAATCCGGGGCGTGAATCGCTGATGGCGGTTTTGCAGCCGGAGCAGCATCAATATCTTTACTTCGTGGCCGACGGCACGGGCGGGCATGCCTTTGGCAAATCGCTCGACGAACACAACGCGAATGTCGCCAAATGGCGCGCGCTGCAGCGGCAGAAGTGA
- a CDS encoding YqgE/AlgH family protein, translated as MAGKRTADVAHLDPNLLKGDSPFRNHLLIAMPGLGDSFFHKSVVYVCAHSAAGAMGIVINQKLQDVKFRELLEQLKLPQPQAIFEPTVHFGGPVETGRGFVLHSTDFMREDTVRINDNICITGTIDILSAIAEGRGPQRSIFALGYSGWGPGQLEQEMHSNSWLTVPADDELIFTTDIAHKWEKSLKRLGIEPAMLSMDAGRA; from the coding sequence ATGGCTGGTAAACGCACCGCAGATGTCGCGCATCTCGACCCCAATTTGCTGAAGGGAGACAGCCCTTTCCGCAACCATTTGCTGATCGCGATGCCGGGTCTCGGCGACAGTTTTTTCCACAAAAGCGTCGTGTATGTCTGCGCCCACAGCGCGGCGGGGGCGATGGGCATCGTCATCAATCAAAAATTGCAGGACGTCAAATTCCGCGAGCTGCTGGAACAATTAAAACTGCCGCAACCGCAGGCGATTTTCGAACCAACCGTACATTTCGGCGGCCCCGTCGAAACGGGACGCGGCTTTGTGCTTCATTCGACCGATTTCATGCGCGAAGACACGGTGCGCATCAACGACAATATCTGCATCACCGGCACAATTGATATTTTGTCGGCGATTGCCGAAGGCCGCGGACCGCAGCGCAGCATCTTCGCGCTCGGCTATTCCGGCTGGGGGCCGGGGCAGTTGGAACAGGAAATGCACTCCAACTCATGGCTGACCGTGCCGGCGGATGACGAGCTGATCTTCACAACCGACATCGCCCATAAATGGGAGAAATCGCTGAAGCGGCTGGGGATTGAACCGGCGATGTTGAGCATGGATGCAGGCAGAGCCTAG
- a CDS encoding GNAT family N-acetyltransferase: MLLNLFKNDRAPRNTRLPLKLMGERIHIRCPERSDWEEWVEVRNRNERFLKPWSPAAAFSNTTREGFNRRLANYHEEWDTDRGYAFFIFRNDTNALVGGVTLNNIVRGAGQMATLGYWLDEGETRQGFMTEAALLACQFGFSALKLHRIQAGTLPENVASQKVLRNCGFTPEGVARKYIQINKEWRDHQMFSLLSEEFINLGGSSF, translated from the coding sequence ATGCTGCTCAACCTCTTCAAAAACGACCGCGCGCCGCGCAATACCCGACTCCCGTTAAAATTGATGGGGGAACGCATCCATATCCGCTGCCCGGAACGCAGCGACTGGGAAGAATGGGTGGAGGTGCGCAACCGCAACGAACGGTTTTTAAAGCCGTGGAGCCCCGCCGCGGCCTTCAGCAACACGACGCGCGAAGGCTTCAACCGCCGCCTTGCCAATTACCATGAAGAATGGGACACCGACCGCGGCTATGCCTTCTTCATCTTCCGCAACGACACCAATGCGCTGGTCGGCGGCGTGACGCTCAACAACATCGTGCGCGGCGCAGGGCAGATGGCGACACTGGGCTATTGGCTGGACGAAGGCGAAACGCGGCAGGGTTTCATGACCGAAGCCGCGCTGCTCGCCTGCCAGTTCGGATTTTCTGCGCTGAAGCTGCACCGCATTCAGGCCGGAACATTGCCCGAAAACGTCGCGAGCCAGAAAGTGCTGCGCAATTGCGGGTTCACACCCGAAGGTGTCGCCCGCAAATACATCCAGATCAACAAGGAATGGCGCGACCACCAGATGTTTTCGTTATTGTCCGAAGAATTCATTAATCTGGGCGGCAGTAGTTTCTAG